One Streptomyces sp. RPA4-2 genomic window carries:
- a CDS encoding polyketide synthase — protein MNEPVPADARTTVSAHEPVAVVGLACRLPGASGPDAYWRLLAEGRSAITDAPEDRRTGAPHDDAFTTGRGTTIPYRGGFIDAPADFDAAFFGISPREAEAMDPQARLVLELGWEALEHAALPVTGLPHATGVFVGADVSDYAALVHRQGSEAVGHHTATGLNRGLIAGRLSYALGVSGPSLTVDSAQSSSLVAVQLACDSLRAGDCELALAGGVHLNLTPESTLALAEFGGLSPDGLCHTFDARANGFVRGEGAGFVVLKPLARALADGDRIHAVIRGGAVNNDGTGATLTTPDAAAQQAAIRSACARAGVAPGSIDYVELHGTGTRVGDPVEAAALGAAVGTHPDRRAPLAVGSVKTNIGHLEGAAGIAGLLKVVLCLAHGQLVPSLNHTTPNPAIDLDELGLRVQLETTEWTAPDPGRPLRAGVSSFGMGGTNAHLVLEQAPPRTPPAPRATDTARPA, from the coding sequence ATGAACGAGCCGGTACCCGCGGACGCCCGGACCACCGTTTCGGCCCACGAACCCGTGGCCGTGGTCGGCCTTGCGTGCCGGCTGCCCGGCGCGAGCGGACCGGACGCCTACTGGAGGCTGCTCGCGGAAGGCCGCAGCGCCATCACCGACGCCCCCGAGGACCGTCGTACCGGCGCACCGCACGACGACGCCTTCACCACCGGCCGGGGCACCACGATCCCCTACCGCGGCGGCTTCATCGACGCCCCCGCGGACTTCGACGCGGCCTTCTTCGGCATCTCGCCCCGCGAGGCCGAAGCCATGGACCCGCAGGCACGGCTCGTCCTCGAACTGGGCTGGGAGGCACTGGAGCACGCCGCACTCCCGGTGACCGGCCTGCCGCACGCCACCGGCGTCTTCGTCGGCGCCGACGTCTCCGACTACGCCGCACTCGTCCACCGGCAGGGCAGCGAAGCCGTCGGCCACCACACCGCCACCGGCCTCAACCGCGGCCTCATCGCGGGCCGCCTCTCCTACGCCCTCGGCGTCAGCGGCCCCAGCCTCACCGTCGACAGCGCCCAGTCGTCCTCCCTCGTCGCCGTCCAGCTCGCCTGCGACAGCCTGCGCGCGGGCGACTGCGAACTCGCCCTCGCCGGCGGCGTCCACCTCAACCTCACCCCCGAAAGCACCCTGGCCCTCGCCGAGTTCGGCGGCCTCAGCCCCGACGGCCTGTGCCACACCTTCGACGCCCGCGCCAACGGATTCGTCCGCGGCGAGGGCGCCGGCTTCGTCGTCCTCAAGCCCCTCGCCCGGGCACTGGCCGACGGCGACCGCATCCACGCCGTCATCCGCGGCGGAGCCGTCAACAACGACGGCACGGGAGCCACCCTCACCACCCCCGACGCCGCCGCCCAACAGGCCGCCATCCGCAGCGCCTGCGCCCGCGCCGGCGTCGCCCCGGGCAGCATCGACTACGTCGAACTCCACGGCACCGGCACCCGGGTCGGCGACCCCGTGGAAGCCGCCGCGCTCGGCGCCGCCGTCGGCACCCACCCCGACCGCAGGGCCCCGCTGGCCGTCGGCTCGGTCAAGACGAACATCGGTCACCTGGAGGGCGCGGCCGGCATCGCAGGACTGCTCAAGGTGGTCCTCTGCCTGGCCCACGGCCAACTCGTCCCCAGCCTCAACCACACCACCCCCAACCCGGCCATCGACCTGGACGAACTCGGCCTGCGCGTCCAGCTGGAGACCACCGAGTGGACCGCGCCGGACCCCGGCCGCCCGCTGCGCGCCGGCGTCTCCTCCTTCGGCATGGGCGGCACCAACGCCCACCTCGTCCTCGAACAGGCACCCCCGCGCACCCCGCCCGCACCCCGGGCCACCGACACCGCACGGCCCGCTTAA